One window of the Streptomyces sp. NBC_00259 genome contains the following:
- a CDS encoding CynX/NimT family MFS transporter: MPDETQTLSPAATAIRTHSDSPAPGVPVWVLRLVVAGLVLAALNLRPAITSLGALLEEVQNGLHMSGTVAGVLTSVPPLCFAVFGLAAPRLARRFGPAAIVCAGMVAITAGLLIRPFASGTTAFLAASALALMGIAVSNVLMPVIVKRYFPDRIGGVTGLYSMALSLGTAVAAAATVPMTQALGGSWRTGLGVWAVLAAVAVLPWLLLVRGRRADRGTHTVTATATATATATGTAAGRTAQASAPRIARSRTAWALACFFGLQATGAYISMGWMPQIFRDAGVPAGTAGLLLAVTMVMGVPLAFVIPRLATRLKTQGPIVVALGLCGLTGYMGLFLAPAAGAWAWALLLGISNCSFPLALTMIGMRSRSGAGVVRLSAFAQSTGYLISIPGPLLVGVLYQHSGGWDLPLVLMAGLIVPQMAVGILAGRDRTVEDEAGMRD, translated from the coding sequence ATGCCCGACGAGACCCAGACCCTGAGCCCCGCCGCCACGGCGATCCGTACACACTCCGATTCTCCCGCCCCCGGGGTCCCGGTCTGGGTCCTCCGGCTCGTCGTCGCCGGACTCGTGCTCGCCGCGCTCAACCTCCGCCCCGCGATCACCAGCCTCGGCGCCCTCCTCGAAGAGGTGCAGAACGGGCTGCACATGAGCGGCACCGTCGCCGGTGTCCTCACCTCCGTGCCGCCGCTCTGCTTCGCGGTCTTCGGACTCGCGGCGCCCCGGCTCGCCCGCCGCTTCGGGCCCGCGGCGATCGTCTGCGCCGGGATGGTGGCGATCACCGCGGGGCTGCTGATACGGCCCTTCGCGAGCGGCACGACCGCCTTCCTCGCCGCCAGCGCACTCGCCCTCATGGGCATCGCCGTCAGCAACGTGCTGATGCCGGTGATCGTCAAGCGGTACTTCCCCGACCGTATCGGCGGCGTCACCGGGCTCTACTCCATGGCGCTGTCGCTCGGCACCGCGGTCGCCGCCGCCGCGACCGTGCCCATGACCCAGGCGCTGGGCGGCAGTTGGCGCACCGGCCTCGGCGTCTGGGCGGTGCTCGCGGCCGTCGCCGTGCTGCCGTGGCTGCTGCTGGTGCGTGGCCGGCGCGCGGACAGGGGTACGCATACGGTGACTGCCACTGCCACTGCCACTGCCACTGCCACCGGGACCGCGGCCGGGCGGACCGCGCAGGCGTCCGCCCCGCGCATCGCCCGGAGCCGTACCGCATGGGCCCTCGCCTGCTTCTTCGGCCTCCAGGCCACCGGCGCGTACATCAGCATGGGCTGGATGCCGCAGATCTTCCGCGACGCCGGCGTCCCCGCGGGCACGGCCGGCCTGCTGCTCGCCGTGACCATGGTCATGGGCGTCCCGCTCGCGTTCGTGATCCCCCGGCTCGCCACCCGGCTGAAGACCCAGGGCCCGATCGTCGTGGCCCTCGGCCTGTGCGGACTGACCGGCTACATGGGACTGTTCCTCGCACCCGCCGCCGGGGCATGGGCCTGGGCGCTGCTGCTCGGCATCTCCAACTGCTCCTTCCCCCTCGCCCTCACCATGATCGGCATGCGCTCCCGCAGCGGCGCCGGTGTCGTACGGCTCTCCGCCTTCGCCCAGAGCACCGGCTATCTGATCTCCATCCCAGGGCCGCTGCTGGTGGGCGTCCTCTACCAGCACAGCGGCGGCTGGGACCTGCCGCTCGTGCTGATGGCCGGGCTGATCGTGCCGCAGATGGCGGTCGGCATCCTGGCCGGGCGGGACCGCACGGTGGAGGACGAAGCCGGGATGCGAGACTGA
- a CDS encoding SGM_5486 family transporter-associated protein has protein sequence MPVLDPNPPNGQKKLLLVFGTMIAITVIIGVVASIASP, from the coding sequence ATGCCTGTGCTCGACCCGAACCCCCCGAACGGCCAGAAGAAGCTCCTCCTCGTCTTCGGCACCATGATCGCCATCACCGTGATCATCGGTGTCGTCGCCTCGATCGCCTCGCCCTGA
- a CDS encoding FadR/GntR family transcriptional regulator produces MALTSPRRSALSDQVIAELRNQITSGEWPVGSRIPTEPELVEQLGVARNTIREAVRALAHNGLLDIRQGSGTYVVATSELAGVMHRRFADADPRHVAELRSTLESSAARLAAERRTERDLKQLDGLLARREDAWESGDAELFVAADATFHLAVVAASHNDVLTAIYADLGDLLRDWLRDDVGQELRPENHMDHTRLVDAIRACDGEAAAAEAAGYPFMCLRKDA; encoded by the coding sequence ATGGCGCTGACCTCTCCTCGCCGTTCCGCCCTCTCGGACCAGGTGATCGCCGAGCTGCGGAACCAGATCACCTCGGGCGAGTGGCCGGTGGGCTCGCGGATCCCGACCGAGCCCGAGCTGGTCGAGCAGCTGGGCGTCGCCCGCAACACGATCCGTGAGGCGGTCCGCGCGCTCGCGCACAACGGGCTCCTGGACATCCGGCAGGGCTCGGGCACCTATGTCGTGGCGACGAGCGAGCTGGCCGGCGTGATGCACCGCAGGTTCGCCGACGCCGATCCGCGGCACGTCGCCGAGCTGCGCTCCACGCTGGAGTCCTCGGCGGCCCGGCTGGCCGCCGAGCGCCGCACGGAACGGGACCTGAAGCAGTTGGACGGCCTCCTGGCACGCCGCGAGGACGCGTGGGAGTCGGGCGACGCGGAACTGTTCGTCGCGGCCGACGCGACGTTCCACCTGGCCGTCGTCGCCGCTTCGCACAACGATGTGCTGACCGCGATCTACGCCGACCTGGGTGATCTGCTGCGCGACTGGCTGCGGGACGACGTGGGCCAGGAGCTGCGGCCGGAGAACCACATGGACCACACCCGGCTGGTCGACGCGATCCGCGCCTGTGACGGCGAGGCGGCGGCCGCGGAGGCGGCGGGTTACCCGTTCATGTGTCTGCGCAAGGACGCATGA
- a CDS encoding SixA phosphatase family protein gives MSTDTPRRIVLLRHAKADWPQVSDHERPLADRGRMDAPVAGRKLADTGIPFDLALCSTSARTRETWKLAVHELPERPRTVYEERLYDASLGDLLALLNETPDDIADLLLIGHNPGMLALADALAGKAEGDTMQRMTRGGFPTAAFAVVGFSGSWKTVEHGVGTLLDYWAPHE, from the coding sequence ATGAGCACCGATACACCGCGAAGGATCGTCCTACTGCGCCACGCGAAGGCCGACTGGCCTCAGGTGTCCGACCACGAGCGGCCGCTCGCCGACCGTGGCCGCATGGACGCCCCCGTAGCCGGCCGTAAACTCGCCGACACCGGCATCCCCTTCGACCTGGCGCTCTGCTCGACCTCGGCGAGGACCCGCGAGACCTGGAAGCTGGCGGTCCACGAGCTGCCCGAGCGCCCCAGGACCGTGTACGAGGAGCGGCTCTACGACGCCTCGCTCGGTGACCTTCTCGCCCTGCTCAACGAGACCCCGGACGACATCGCCGACCTGCTGCTCATCGGCCACAACCCCGGAATGCTCGCCCTCGCGGACGCCCTGGCGGGCAAGGCGGAGGGCGACACGATGCAGCGGATGACCCGTGGCGGCTTCCCGACCGCCGCGTTCGCCGTGGTCGGCTTCTCCGGCTCCTGGAAGACCGTCGAGCACGGCGTGGGCACACTCCTCGACTACTGGGCACCGCACGAGTAA
- the serB gene encoding phosphoserine phosphatase SerB yields the protein MSASQPPETFDVPTLLVKIFGKDRPGITAGLFDTLAAYAVDVVDIEQVVTRGRITLCALVTQPTAGTEGELRATVHSWAESLKLQAEIISGTGDNRPRGSGRSHVTVLGHPLTAESTAAIAARITGTGGNIDRIFRLAKYPVTAVEFAVSGCETEPLRTALATEAAEIGVDVAVVSAGLHRRAQRLVVMDVDSTLITDEVIELFAAHAGCEAEVADVTAAAMRGELDFEQSLHARVALLAGLDASVVEKVRSEVRLTPGARTLIRTLKRLGFQVGVVSGGFTQVTDDLKERLGLDFASANTLEIVDGRLTGRVVGEIVDRAGKARLLRRFAAAAGVPLDQTVAIGDGANDLDMLNAAGLGVAFNAKPVVRRAADTAVNVPFLDAVLYLLGITREEVEAADAHED from the coding sequence ATGAGCGCATCGCAGCCCCCAGAGACGTTCGACGTCCCCACTCTCCTGGTCAAGATCTTCGGGAAGGACCGTCCCGGGATCACCGCAGGTCTCTTCGACACCCTCGCCGCCTACGCCGTCGACGTGGTCGACATCGAGCAGGTCGTCACACGTGGGCGCATCACCCTGTGCGCGCTCGTCACCCAGCCGACCGCCGGGACCGAGGGCGAGCTGCGCGCGACCGTGCACAGCTGGGCCGAGTCCCTGAAGCTGCAGGCCGAGATCATCTCGGGCACGGGTGACAACAGGCCGCGCGGCAGCGGCCGTTCCCATGTCACCGTGCTCGGGCACCCGCTGACCGCGGAGTCCACGGCGGCCATAGCGGCCAGGATCACCGGCACCGGGGGCAACATCGACCGTATCTTCCGGCTCGCGAAGTATCCGGTGACCGCCGTGGAGTTCGCCGTGTCCGGCTGTGAGACCGAGCCGCTGCGCACCGCGCTCGCCACCGAGGCCGCGGAGATCGGTGTGGACGTCGCGGTCGTCTCGGCCGGGCTGCACCGCAGGGCGCAGCGCCTCGTGGTGATGGACGTGGACTCGACGCTCATCACGGACGAGGTCATCGAGCTGTTCGCGGCGCACGCCGGCTGCGAGGCGGAGGTGGCCGACGTGACGGCGGCCGCGATGCGCGGAGAGCTGGACTTCGAGCAGTCGCTGCACGCCCGGGTGGCGCTGCTGGCCGGTCTGGACGCGTCGGTGGTGGAGAAGGTGCGCAGCGAGGTGCGGCTCACGCCGGGCGCCCGCACCCTGATCCGTACGCTGAAGCGGCTGGGCTTCCAAGTCGGCGTGGTCTCCGGCGGGTTCACCCAGGTCACCGATGACCTCAAGGAACGTCTCGGCCTGGACTTCGCCTCCGCCAACACCCTGGAGATCGTGGACGGCAGGCTCACCGGGCGGGTCGTCGGCGAGATCGTCGACCGGGCGGGCAAGGCACGGCTGCTGCGCCGGTTCGCGGCGGCGGCGGGCGTACCGCTCGACCAGACCGTCGCGATCGGCGACGGCGCCAACGATCTGGACATGCTGAACGCGGCCGGGCTGGGGGTCGCCTTCAACGCCAAGCCGGTGGTGCGCAGGGCGGCGGACACAGCGGTCAACGTGCCGTTCCTGGACGCCGTGCTGTATCTCCTCGGGATCACCCGCGAAGAGGTCGAGGCGGCGGACGCCCACGAGGACTGA
- a CDS encoding streptophobe family protein, with protein MAASSDGLPTVGVRDGVPWTDVVLGSVAAVSWAMAGMAATAALGLHLLGADSAGALGPMTAAVTVLAVGGSVTPSGDVSVFGLEGAEATTAVDITPLGVSLVGAVLLAHFFLRSLRGAGAYVRGTELAARVAVLTGLFLGVVGWLAWAGHDVITFDGDVPGIGELPGNGSDEGGGGIEVPGLGEIGDIGGIGEIAGLLPDRLGDLVRAEASVGFTVDTAASLAGALFWVLGVLLVALLASRRTPLPSGWDAVHRLVRPAASALVTVLLVAVAAGAAAAAYAAAGDEHPGRIGGAALLGTPNGVWLAVPLGLFVPWDAKATGGPAELLPDPLDELLRISAGEPVTVGGLAELDGRVWLLAVACALMMLCAGVLTAVRTPRAAGVGAVAFAARCAVALGVATAVALPLLVGLTRVSADASLSVLGVDAFGAGIELHGRLGAAVALGAAWGAGAGAAGALLACVCGAAGRRVSPLVPRPTASRPGPGPYRPSVPYRPPNADTNPYLRLPPTARPRTERHRDGPPRDRPPDEPPPPGVPGGGG; from the coding sequence ATGGCGGCGAGCAGCGACGGTCTCCCGACGGTCGGCGTGCGTGACGGTGTGCCGTGGACGGATGTGGTCCTCGGCTCAGTTGCCGCCGTGAGCTGGGCGATGGCGGGCATGGCGGCGACCGCCGCGCTCGGACTGCATCTGCTGGGCGCCGACTCGGCCGGGGCGCTGGGCCCGATGACGGCGGCGGTGACGGTGCTGGCGGTGGGCGGTTCGGTGACGCCGTCGGGCGATGTGTCCGTGTTCGGCCTGGAGGGCGCGGAGGCGACGACGGCGGTCGACATCACGCCACTCGGGGTGAGCCTGGTCGGGGCGGTACTGCTCGCGCACTTCTTCCTCCGGTCGCTGCGCGGCGCGGGGGCGTATGTGCGGGGTACGGAACTGGCCGCGCGGGTCGCGGTGTTGACGGGACTGTTCCTCGGGGTGGTCGGCTGGCTGGCCTGGGCGGGGCACGACGTCATCACGTTCGACGGGGATGTGCCGGGCATCGGCGAGCTTCCGGGGAACGGGTCCGACGAGGGCGGGGGCGGCATCGAGGTGCCCGGGCTCGGTGAGATCGGGGACATCGGCGGGATCGGGGAGATCGCGGGGCTGCTTCCCGACCGGCTCGGGGACCTGGTGCGCGCGGAGGCGTCGGTCGGCTTCACCGTGGACACCGCCGCCTCACTGGCGGGCGCGCTGTTCTGGGTGCTCGGCGTACTGCTCGTCGCGCTCCTCGCGTCACGTCGTACGCCGCTGCCGTCCGGCTGGGACGCGGTGCACCGGCTGGTACGGCCCGCCGCGTCCGCGCTGGTGACGGTGCTGCTCGTCGCGGTGGCGGCCGGGGCGGCGGCTGCCGCGTACGCCGCGGCAGGTGACGAGCATCCGGGCCGGATCGGCGGCGCGGCGCTGCTCGGCACACCGAACGGGGTGTGGCTCGCCGTCCCGCTGGGCCTCTTCGTGCCGTGGGACGCAAAGGCGACCGGCGGGCCGGCGGAACTCCTGCCGGACCCGCTGGACGAGCTGTTGCGGATCTCGGCGGGCGAGCCGGTGACGGTGGGAGGGCTGGCGGAGCTCGACGGGCGGGTGTGGCTGCTGGCGGTGGCCTGTGCGCTGATGATGCTCTGCGCGGGGGTGCTGACCGCGGTCCGCACACCGCGCGCGGCCGGGGTCGGGGCGGTGGCCTTCGCTGCCCGGTGTGCGGTGGCGCTGGGGGTGGCGACGGCCGTGGCCCTGCCGCTGCTGGTGGGGCTGACGCGGGTGTCCGCTGACGCGTCGCTGTCGGTGCTGGGCGTCGACGCGTTCGGGGCGGGCATCGAGTTGCACGGGCGACTGGGCGCGGCGGTGGCGCTGGGAGCGGCGTGGGGCGCGGGAGCGGGGGCCGCGGGGGCGCTGCTGGCATGCGTGTGCGGGGCCGCGGGGCGGCGGGTGTCCCCGCTCGTGCCACGGCCCACGGCATCCCGCCCGGGCCCTGGGCCGTACCGGCCGTCGGTGCCGTATCGCCCGCCGAACGCGGATACGAACCCCTATCTGCGGTTGCCGCCGACGGCGAGGCCGCGTACGGAAAGGCACCGGGACGGACCGCCTCGGGACAGGCCCCCCGATGAGCCACCGCCTCCCGGGGTGCCGGGAGGCGGTGGCTGA